From Thermococcus sp., one genomic window encodes:
- a CDS encoding thiamine pyrophosphate-dependent enzyme, with translation MNLPTGREAFEPKRPTSKDVAWCPGCGNFGIRNILISALAELGLKPSQVAIISGIGQAAKMPHYINANGYHTLHGRAIPIATGVKAANPELTVIAEGGDGDMYAEGGNHLIHAIRRNPDITVLIHDNQIYGLTKGQASPTTMVGMKTPTQPWGVF, from the coding sequence ATGAACCTTCCAACCGGCAGGGAGGCCTTTGAACCCAAGAGGCCGACCAGCAAGGACGTCGCCTGGTGTCCCGGCTGTGGAAACTTCGGCATAAGGAACATTCTTATCTCAGCCTTAGCTGAGCTTGGCCTGAAGCCGAGCCAGGTGGCAATAATCAGTGGAATCGGACAGGCAGCTAAGATGCCACACTACATCAACGCCAACGGCTACCACACGCTCCACGGCAGGGCGATACCGATAGCGACCGGTGTGAAGGCGGCAAACCCCGAGCTGACGGTCATAGCAGAGGGCGGAGACGGCGACATGTACGCCGAAGGCGGCAACCACCTGATCCACGCCATCAGGAGAAACCCCGACATAACCGTCCTCATACACGACAACCAGATATACGGCCTCACGAAGGGGCAGGCGTCGCCGACGACGATGGTCGGAATGAAAACTCCAACCCAGCCCTGGGGAGTCTTTGA